Within the Salvia hispanica cultivar TCC Black 2014 chromosome 4, UniMelb_Shisp_WGS_1.0, whole genome shotgun sequence genome, the region GTTGAATGAGAATTGGGAAGAGAAGTACTCAAATGTCTCGCAAAATTCAACTATTACACTCAGGAATCCaatgaaatcattttttaCAAACAAAAGATCAGGCAAACTCATTTCTGGAAAGggcaaatataaaaaaataaattaataaataactaaaaaggCATGTTCGTTATTGAAAAATTGGGAAGGATGGGAAATATCAGTTTTCGTTGACGTCCAGATACCCATCCTGCAACTGTTGTATAATACTTTgcttaaatattttactccaCTTTTTTGATGATTCTGCTGAATACCTTGTTGAtggaaaattttattcttgatGCAGAATGGAGCGAAGCCCGATTTCTCAAGAAATCCATTTTCTCGGCAGCAGCAGCAGGGCTTGGCCAATGGGAACACATACGGGGTTTCTCAAGCCCGGCAGCAAGGTATGGTTTCAGCGATTCCGGCCACCACGGTTTTGACTCCTCAGCGTTCAGCATCACTCCAACAGTATTCCCACAAGGTGGCGCCTCAGCTTGCCTCAGTTCAATTGCCTGAACAGTGGCAGCCACACACTAATCCACAAATGCACCACCTAAATAGTCATAATTCATCAAACGCACAACATTATACCTCAGAAATGGCTATCCCGAATCGGGGTCCATCCTCGGCTATCTGGGGCGAAGCCTCAGGCCTGTCTCGGTCGGCCACGCCACCAAATACTTTGAGAGCAAGACAGGGTTTTGAGTCGAATTATCAGTATCAAAGTAATCCTAGTGCGAATTACCACCATGGCTATTCGGGAGGGCCTCCATCGTCATCCTCAGGTACCTGGGGTGGTAGAAGTAGGCGTGAATACGAGTCATGGAGCCCGGACAACAGCCCCTCCAGGCGCCACGAGTATGTACCAGGCCAACGCCATAATGAGCCGAGCTTGAGCTCGAGGAATGGGTACAGGCATGGAAAGACGACACAGCAAGATTTCGTTCAGCATTCCGGCTATCAAGATGCTGGAAGTAAAAGGTGGCAAGACCGGAGAAGATAGCAGCGATCGGATTGGTTTCTAAGTGAGAGACGCAGGACGGGGTGAAGTGCAATCTGTACGGATGTAGAATTAGAGCAATTTTGTTGCTGAAATATTTAGGCGTGTGGTGGGGATGATAAATGGACATTATTGCGATTGAATTTCTCAATTCTTTCTAACAAAATGGTTTATTGTGAATGAAGGGATGCTTCTATCAAGCTCCAGAAATTATCCGATTTTTCGCTGTCTTGTATGCGTTCAATTAATAACGTATATATGTTCAAAAACAAACTGTTTGAACTTTTGGATGTTTGATTAAGATATACAATTACAATTAGTAGACATCTTAATTCGCATGTACAATTAGGAGATGGATTGGGATTTGCCGTAGGTGATTATCTCCGAAAATACATTATTactacttcaaaaaaaaaaattcaatagaCAAAATCAAGATAAAAGACGGtgtttagaaatttaatttattgaatgagttagttaagaaaaagaaaaagaaaaagaaaaggaaataagatTCGTCGAGTCGTGCATAGAGAGAGCATGAGCTtcaatttgtgttgacattagaGGAAATGGGGTTTCGATTGTGGAAAGTTCTCCACCATCCTGCTACGAAATCAATCAAATCGCAGCTTTGCAACTCGGAGATTTTGAGAAGCTCTTGCGTTGGTGAATTTCACGATCGGCCATCCTTTTATTCCGAAAATCGAAATATCAAGATCTTCCGGCGATGGCATGGCGGCCACTCGCACCACGATCACGGCGATTCTCATTCTGGAAAAGAGGGCGAGAGGATATTTCGGCTAGGCCTCGCCGCGGACGTCGGATTAGCACTCGGAAAAGCCTTCACGGGCTATGTGTCCGGCAGCACCGCCATTATTGCTGATGCAGCTCATTCGGTTTCTGATGTGGTATGATTTGGGcgtttttttgtttctttatgcAGTGACATCTTTTCTTTACTTAATAATTTTAGCTGTGTGGTGTGATGGTTTAGGTATTGAGTGGGGTGGCATTGTTTTCATTTAGAGCTGGAAGGGCGCCCAAGGATAAAGAACATCCATATGGTCACATTTGATCTGTATTTAAGCAGTCTCTGTTCATTCAATTTGCTTCTAAATTCATGCTTTCCACCTTCTTTTGTAGTAGCTTTTACTATCTGTATCACCATAATTTCATATGGAGACGCTTTTGTGACATTCCTCTTTGCTGAAGTTTTACTGATTCAGCTAAGGCATTCAGTGTTAAATAGATAATGTGGACAGTTCAGTATTGTTAGACATTGAGTGTTAAATAGGTGTAATGTGAGATGCCATCTGACTTGAGAATGATGTAATGTTTCATTAGTTTGGATGTTTTCATCTTTGATTGTTCAGGCCTCATCCATCAGGAACGATGaaacagaaatttataaatgagaGCTGTACCTAGTTGCCTTAGTCGCTGATTTGTCTGTTTTACAAAGGAAATAGTTCGTATGCCCTTTCTCTGTCAAAAACATAGAATCTAAAACTCGTTGGCCCTTTTTCTACccttgaaaattttgatcaaaCTATTTTACTAGGCGATAGCTAAATGTGAATGTTTGTATAAAGCTGTATTTGAAGGTTGTTGGATTAGTGAATTACTGAATTTTGCTGTGTTCAGCTACGCTTTATATTGTCTATTTGTCTCCATCTTGCGCACAATGCAATTGAATATTGGACGGATCGTCATGTCCACATTGTATTATGACTTATGAGATATTCTTAAACACTCTTGATAgatttcattttgaaatattcTACTCACCACATTTGACAATTAATTGTAATTGCCATTGTTCAGGGCATGGAAAGTTTGAGACATTAGGAGCCCTTGGAATTTCAAGTGTGCTCTTGCTAACTGCTGGAGGCATTGCTTGGCATGCTATAGATGTTCTGGCGGtacatttctatattttttctgATGAAAGTCACTGTGTGTGCTGCATCTGACTTATTTAAAGCTGAAGATCTGCAGTTTACAATGTTAAACATCccaattccattttttttatttgtgtagaGTGTCTGGTCGGCTGCTCCCGAGGTGGTTAACCACTCCTTGGCTCATAACCATGCCCATGGTCACCTGCTCGGTGGACATCACCACGGAATGGACATGGAGCACCCGATTCTGGCCTTAAATATGACTGTAGTCTCCATAGGTGTAAAAGAAGGGTATAAAGCCATTTATCTCTTTATTATCTATAAGATCCGTTGCCTTTATTTACGTTGACTGGATAGTATCTTTTGAGGGTGTTTTCTTTATGTTCTGTTTCGTAGTTGATATTTCTGTTGTCGATTTGATTCTACAGATATCGATCTACCTCTAATTGTTGTATTGGCTAATAtgcaccttttttttttactttggaAAGGCTATATTGGGTTACTAAGAAAGCAGGCGAGAAGAGTGGCAGTGGACTCATGAAAGCTAATGCTTGGCATCATCGTGCAGATGCTATCTCATCAGTAGTTGCCCTCATTGGGGTTGgtaaatatttt harbors:
- the LOC125185649 gene encoding metal tolerance protein 2, whose protein sequence is MGFRLWKVLHHPATKSIKSQLCNSEILRSSCVGEFHDRPSFYSENRNIKIFRRWHGGHSHHDHGDSHSGKEGERIFRLGLAADVGLALGKAFTGYVSGSTAIIADAAHSVSDVVLSGVALFSFRAGRAPKDKEHPYGHGKFETLGALGISSVLLLTAGGIAWHAIDVLASVWSAAPEVVNHSLAHNHAHGHLLGGHHHGMDMEHPILALNMTVVSIGVKEGLYWVTKKAGEKSGSGLMKANAWHHRADAISSVVALIGVGGSILGVRFLDPLAGLLVSGMIFKAGLESGYQSILELVDAAIPSQQLEPYKRTILGVEGVKGYNHLRGRRAGSNLYLDVDVEVDPFSSVSAAHDVGENVRSHLQKSHPEVAEVFIHIEPGTSHITESGINHQRSCKSSNHHCNTASLEPTDVVDTVSAIISSTSSEKMSIERITRHSLQGQILLQIEVSMPPDTSIREAMEVAKEAEKKILEAVTSIAHVSIQLQLGRPMPDIQQ